In a genomic window of Cynocephalus volans isolate mCynVol1 chromosome 1, mCynVol1.pri, whole genome shotgun sequence:
- the LOC134380553 gene encoding beta-defensin 104A-like, with the protein MRILVLILALSFLLYRDPPVKSDLEVNRICGYGTARCRWKCKKQEYKIGRCLNTYACCLKQWHDSLLSYMK; encoded by the exons ATGAGGATTCTTGTGCTGATTTTAGCTCTTTCTTTCCTACTCTACCGAGATCCTCCAG TGAAAAGTGACCTGGAAGTGAACAGAATATGTGGCTATGGGACTGCTCGCTGCCGGTGGAAATGCAAAAAACAGGAATACAAAATTGGAAGATGTCTCAACACCTATGCATGCTGTTTGAAACAATGGCATGACAGCTTACTGAGTTATATGAAATGA